One genomic region from Anopheles bellator chromosome 2, idAnoBellAS_SP24_06.2, whole genome shotgun sequence encodes:
- the LOC131208273 gene encoding DNA-directed RNA polymerase, mitochondrial produces MFRMLSLRSLSQSKNKFLAQQSGTVGVDGRVVVRCEPRRKVSHLCNRELASELLLINDNGTVNIKRVHSTTPSAEISLEGKKTKRKKSGGSKFIELLAVKDGDTKETKATVQKLKAKKLANFIHDQIALEPFPGRSGTAATRNSVPPVDISRWNFEETPVIYIGPSMNETEISPETLSEILESVNVLKEIHQRRVIRTKSVPVQELEDPVIEGEALLEPDSVTLADETELAFDVPELSLNKQGKTKRTKGNQPNRPQMEDEQKKAGGKFASKYYQTSELENLARQRSFQMTLHAYLDMCITTGLVNRAYATTLNYRHRRKRREFDVATYNQLIHAYAGKGNFSRVRDLLRVLREDNIAPSAQTYAGVFECLARLERSEDVMHEAQAYLQEAKANGFTMDDILDRSKFTHDQRDVILSLFRSLSPSFEPVYRPPILTYNNHLVDALNEHVLPIGAHPPADGSVPGAEIMNPKAGFTRDALERMMQQQVELELDGHLSVKSIEKFPEPTQLVLQYRKEVDELKKVWAKQITMAFHRDFNTLKAITDTKASRTINLFPYLKALSVPQFTEILLDEVHMLLEGSDTFSFVVSQLYRDLGRKVESRYHVEQKRMAGVVDKTYEIYGRYATTLATGNSSDNPRQLWQRLVHETRNTGPSMDIESVAWPKAAVIGVGKFLYNILKCDLKINVNATSRTNTRKVKLVPAFYTLFRYEAKMAKEQIKPHPVLMKLYRKSQPSTLKFDINLVPMLCPPQPWSTPTNGGYLLAKSELIRLPQQAHQQTERIAEADPQDLYPTLDALNQLASIPWVVNEPVLDVIIDVFNAGGNVKLDVPEPPSAMPPIQDETPRSEMSGFQKYTLLRNRLVHQRKQGDMYSLWCDALYRLSLASHYRGKVFWLPQNIDFRGRVYPIPPHLNHLGHDLARCLLVFHQKKPLGPDGFRWLKLHCINLTGLKKRESIDERLRYADEIMDDILDSADHPLTGRMWWSKSDEPWQTLSCCMEIAKVHRCPDPEMFESGFPIHQDGSCNGLQHYAALGRDTPGAVSVNLAPAAVPQDVYSAVAALVEENRIRDVRNNIKVAAILEGFIRRKVIKQTVMTTVYGVTRYGARKQIARQLEYIDDFPKDWVWPASSYLTHKTFDALSEMFTSAKEIQDWFTDCARLISAVCAQNVEWVTPLGLPVVQPYNRADRLAGSTKSTAQLPEHFAIDSFEKPNIMKQKNAFPPNFVHSLDSSHMMLTSLHCERAGLTFISVHDCYWTHACTVPTMNTICREQFVALHSEPILEDLSKFLVQKYSYDENEISNDGSVIDLTKRKLNRILQQCPDKGDFDLQKVLESVYFFS; encoded by the exons ATGTTCCGTATGCTTAGTCTGCGAAGTTTGTCCCAAAGCAAGAATAAATTTCTCGCTCAACAAAGCGGCACGGTCGGTGTCGATGGCCGTGTGGTCGTGCGTTGCGAGCCGCGAAGAAAAGTGTCCCATTTATGTAACCGTGAGCTCGCCTCAGAGCTGCTCCTCATTAACG ACAATGGCACGGTCAACATAAAACGGGTCCACTCGACGACACCGTCGGCCGAAATTTCGTTGGAGGGCAAGAAAACTAAACGGAAAAAATCGGGCGGCAGCAAGTTCATCGAACTGCTAGCCG TCAAAGATGGTGATACGAAGGAAACGAAGGCGACAGTGCAGAAGCTGAAGGCCAAAAAGCTGGCCAACTTCATCCATGATCAAATAGCTCTGGAACCTTTCCCGGGCCGTTCGGGCACAGCTGCTACACGCAATTCGGTTCCTCCGGTGGACATTTCCAGGTGGAACTTTGAGGAAACCCCTGTTATCTACATCGGGCCCAGCATGAACGAGACGGAAATTTCACCCGAAACCCTGTCCGAGATACTGGAGAGTGTGAACGTGCTAAAGGAAATCCACCAGCGTCGGGTAATCCGCACGAAATCCGTTCCCGTGCAGGAACTAGAGGATCCGGTGATCGAAGGCGAAGCGTTACTCGAACCAGATTCGGTGACCCTTGCGGATGAAACTGAACTAGCGTTCGACGTACCAGAGCTTTCGTTGAACAAACAGGGCAAAACGAAGCGTACCAAAGGAAATCAACCAAATCGGCCACAGATGGAGGACGAACAGAAGAAGGCTGGCGGCAAGTTTGCCTCGAAGTACTACCAAACTTCCGAGCTGGAGAATCTGGCACGCCAGCGCAGCTTTCAGATGACGCTGCACGCGTATCTGGACATGTGCATCACGACGGGGTTGGTGAACCGTGCGTACGCCACCACCCTGAACTACCGGCACAGACGCAAACGGCGCGAGTTTGATGTTGCGACGTACAATCAGCTCATTCACGCGTACGCCGGAAAGGGAAACTTCAGTCGGGTACGAGATCTGCTGCGCGTGCTGCGTGAAGATAACATTGCACCGTCAGCTCAGACGTACGCCGGAGTCTTTGAGTGTTTGGCGCGCCTCGAACGGAGCGAGGACGTGATGCATGAAGCGCAAGCTTATCTGCAGGAAGCCAAAGCCAATGGATTCACGATGGACGACATTCTCGATCGGAGTAAATTTACGCACGATCAGCGGGATGTGATCTTGAGTCTCTTCCGCTCCTTGTCGCCATCATTCGAGCCCGTCTATCGACCGCCAATCCTCACATACAACAACCATTTGGTCGATGCACTCAACGAGCACGTGCTACCGATTGGAGCACATCCACCTGCCGACGGGTCAGTCCCAGGGGCTGAGATAATGAACCCGAAGGCCGGTTTCACTCGCGACGCACTGGAGCGGATGATGCAGCAACAggtggagctggagctggacgGCCATCTGTCGGTGAAGAGTATTGAAAAGTTTCCCGAACCAACGCAACTAGTGTTGCAGTAT CGTAAAGAAGTGGATGAGTTGAAGAAAGTCTGGGCGAAACAGATCACGATGGCGTTCCACCGGGATTTTAACACCCTGAAGGCGATCACCGATACGAAAGCTTCGCGTACGATCAACCTCTTCCCATACCTGAAAGCCCTATCGGTGCCCCAGTTCACCGAGATTCTGCTCGACGAGGTGCACATGCTGCTCGAAGGGTCGGATACGTTCAGTTTCGTCGTTTCGCAGCTATACCGCGACCTGGGACGAAAGGTCGAATCGCGTTACCACGTGGAGCAGAAGCGAATGGCCGGTGTGGTGGACAAAACGTACGAGATTTACGGTCGCTATGCGACCACCCTGGCGACCGGGAACTCGAGCGACAATCCACGTCAACTTTGGCAACGATTGGTACATGAAACACGCAACACCGGTCCCAGCATGGACATCGAGAGTGTGGCGTGGCCGAAGGCGGCCGTCATCGGAGTGGGCAAGTTCCTGTACAATATCTTGAAGTGTGATCTCAAGATCAACGTAAATGCGACCAGCCGCACCAACACGCGCAAGGTGAAGCTGGTGCCAGCCTTCTATACGCTCTTTCGCTACGAGGCGAAGATGGCCAAAGAGCAGATAAAACCGCATCCCGTACTGATGAAGCTCTACCGCAAGTCGCAACCGAGCACACTCAAGTTCGACATCAACCTGGTGCCGATGCTGTGTCCTCCGCAGCCCTGGAGCACTCCGACGAACGGGGGCTACCTGTTGGCAAAGTCGGAACTGATCCGTTTGCCCCAGCAAGCCCACCAGCAGACGGAACGTATCGCTGAGGCCGATCCACAGGATCTCTACCCAACGCTCGATGCCCTCAATCAGCTGGCCAGCATACCGTGGGTGGTCAATGAACCCGTGCTCGATGTCATCATCGACGTGTTCAATGCCGGTGGCAATGTGAAGCTGGACGTACCCGAGCCCCCGTCCGCAATGCCACCGATCCAGGATGAGACGCCGAGGAGCGAGATGAGTGGTTTCCAAAAGTACACGCTTCTCCGGAATCGGCTCGTACACCAGCGGAAACAGGGCGATATGTACAGTCTGTGGTGTGACGCACTCTACCGTCTATCGCTGGCGAGTCATTACCGCGGGAAGGTGTTTTGGTTGCCGCAAAACATAGACTTCCGCGGGCGAGTGTATCCCATACCGCCCCATTTGAACCATCTCGGACATGATCTCGCGCGCTGTTTGTTGGTGTTTCATCAGAAAAAGCCCCTCGGACCGGATGGGTTCCGATGGTTGAAGCTACACTGCATCAATCTGACCGGGCTGAAGAAACGCGAGTCGATCGACGAGCGGTTGCGGTACGCCGACGAGATCATGGACGATATTCTCGATTCAGCCGATCATCCACTGACCGGGCGGATGTGGTGGAGCAAGTCGGACGAACCGTGGCAAACGTTGTCCTGTTGTATGGAAATTGCCAAGGTGCACCGTTGTCCGGATCCAGAGA TGTTCGAAAGTGGCTTCCCGATTCATCAGGATGGTTCGTGCAATGGCTTGCAACACTATGCTGCCCTCGGTCGTGACACTCCCGGTGCGGTGAGTGTGAATCTGGCGCCGGCTGCCGTACCGCAGGATGTGTATAGTGCGGTAGCCGCACTCGTGGAGGAGAACCGTATCCGCGATGTACGAAATAACATTAAAGTGGCCGCCATTCTGGAGGGTTTCATACGCCGAAAGGTTATCAAGCAGACGGTCATGACGACGGTGTATGGAGTGACACGGTACGGTGCGCGCAAGCAGATCGCTCGTCAGCTCGAGTACATCGACGATTTCCCAAAGGATTGGGTTTGGCCTGCCTCTAGCTACCTTACCCATAAGACGTTCGATGCCCTTAGCGAAATGTTTACCTCGGCCAAAGAGATCCAGGACTGGTTCACCGATTGTGCCCGACTCATATCGGCCGTTTGTGCGCAGAACGTCGAGTGGGTAACCCCACTAGGGTTACCGGTTGTTCAGCCATACAATCGTGCAGATCGTCTAGCGGGGAGTACAAAATCCACGGCACAACTTCCGGAACACTTTGCGATAGATTCGTTTGAAAAACCGAACATCATGAAGCAGAAGAATGCGTTTCCACCGAACTTTGTCCACTCGCTAGACTCGAGCCACATGATGCTGACGTCGCTGCACTGCGAACGGGCCGGGCTCACGTTCATCTCGGTGCATGACTGTTACTGGACCCACGCATGTACCGTGCCCACGATGAATACG ATCTGCCGTGAACAGTTCGTCGCTCTGCATTCCGAACCGATTCTGGAGGATTTGTCCAAGTTTTTGGTACAAAAATACAGCTACGACGAGAA TGAAATAAGCAACGACGGTTCCGTGATCGATCTCACCAAGCGCAAGCTCAACCGCATCCTGCAGCAGTGTCCCGACAAAGGAGACTTCGATCTGCAGAAGGTGCTGGAATCAGTGTACTTCTTTAGCTAG
- the LOC131208312 gene encoding SET domain-containing protein SmydA-8, with the protein MDETYRVLESPELGRYGVAARDLRAGERLFVELPFAIGPKLDSPPLCLECCCPVDGGDSGPRCPRCGWPLCEDCAAVLSTPELATYHRAECAVFAEKCIRFQAVEDSTAGCVQLDCITPLRVLLAAEVDRERWEREIAPMEYHGEARRDEANWTVDEHNIVEFLRGPCGLADRFSAELIQQVIGLLDVNAFEGRTCNGYSVRGLYPQLAIMAHNCVPNVVHSIHPSEDFRLEARIAVDVADGETLYTTYTYTLTGTVARQSILKASKFFTCLCARCVDPTELGTHFSSLLCSKCVGGLVVSTNPIDEQADWKCGHCDFKIAGAIVQKAVITMHNELDELVCLEYDAGRLEAYERLYKKFRTVLHPLHFINTAIRHSLIELYGRIPGYEMAELPDVLLERKVELCRDVLRVLDVFEPGRSRSRAMVLYELHAPLIVLAQSGFARGEEKRDGKTLKQQLTEAATILEECGSILEWEDPTTPEGILANVAKQSLLQLQQSIDSLD; encoded by the exons ATGGATGAGACGTACAGGGTGTTGGAAAGTCCGGAGCTGGGGCGCTACGGTGTGGCGGCCCGGGACTTGCGTGCCGGTGAGCGGCTCTTCGTCGAGCTTCCGTTCGCGATCGGCCCGAAACTCGACAGTCCACCGCTCTGCCTCGAGTGCTGCTGTCCCGTCGATGGCGGAGACAGTGGGCCACGGTGTCCACGTTGCGGTTGGCCACTGTGTGAGGACTGTGCCGCGGTTCTAAGCACGCCCGAGCTAGCCACTTACCATCGCGCCGAGTGTGCGGTGTTTGCGGAAAAGTGCATCCGGTTTCAGGCAGTGGAAGACTCGACCGCCGGTTGTGTGCAGCTTGACTGTATCACACCGTTGAGGGTTCTGCTGGCCGCGGAAGTGGACCGGGAGCGGTGGGAGCGTGAGATCGCCCCGATGGAGTACCATGGCGAAGCGCGACGCGATGAGGCCAATTGGACGGTTGATGAGCATAACATCGTCGAGTTTCTGCGAGGACCCTGCGGACTGGCAGACCGGTTCTCTGCGGAACTGATCCAGCAGGTGATCGGGCTGCTGGATGTGAACGCGTTCGAGGGTCGCACCTGCAATGGATACAGCGTGCGGGGCCTGTACCCCCAGCTGGCCATCATGGCACACAACTGCGTACCAAACGTGGTCCACTCGATCCATCCGAGCGAAGACTTCAG ATTGGAAGCACGCATCGCGGTGGATGTGGCCGACGGCGAGACGCTATATACGACCTATACCTACACGCTGACCGGGACAGTCGCTCGCCAATCGATCCTGAAGGCCAGCAAGTTCTTCACGTGCCTCTGCGCACGGTGCGTCGATCCGACCGAGCTGGGCACACACTTTAGCTCACTACTTTGCAGCAAGTGTGTCGGAGGACTAGTCGTGTCCACCAATCCCATAG ATGAGCAGGCCGACTGGAAGTGTGGTCATTGTGATTTCAAAATAGCGGGTGCCATCGTCCAGAAGGCCGTCATCACGATGCACAACGAGCTGGACGAGTTGGTGTGCCTGGAGTACGATGCCGGACGGCTGGAAGCGTACGAGCGGCTATATAAAAAGTTCCGCACTGTGTTACATCCACTCCATTTCATCAACACCGCGATACGGCACAGTTTGATCGAGCTGTACGGCCGAATTCCCGGGTACGAGATGGCCGAGCTACCGGATGTGCTGCTCGAGCGCAAGGTTGAGCTGTGCCGGGATGTCCTGCGCGTGCTGGACGTGTTCGAACCGGGTAGATCGCGTTCCAGAGCCATGGTGCTGTATGAGCTCCACGCTCCGCTGATTGTGCTGGCCCAGTCCGGCTTCGCAAGGGGCGAGGAAAAGCGCGACGGCAAAACGTTAAAGCAGCAGCTGACGGAAGCGGCCACGATACTGGAGGAGTGCGGCAGCATCCTGGAGTGGGAGGACCCGACCACGCCGGAAGGCATCCTGGCGAACGTGGCCAAACAATCGCTGTTACAGCTGCAGCAAAGTATCGACAGCCTGGACTAG
- the LOC131209073 gene encoding NADH dehydrogenase [ubiquinone] 1 beta subcomplex subunit 10 yields MPEAPARNPLDSFINAVHATIEAPVVWFREKIVEPNRQTYPWYHQQYRRVPSIDQCYTDDAVCIFEANQQFKRDKMVDNEILAILRQRLEDCVMYEQPDHERKCQSILRTYEKGAENWFIKYGDLGGYANAKSAYMKQKHRMIWERRHGAVGSGMKSTGDDETAEH; encoded by the exons ATGCCGGAGGCTCCAGCCCGCAATCCGTTGGACAGCTTTATTAACGCCGTCCACGCCACGATCGAAGCTCCCGTAGTATGGTTCCGGG AGAAAATTGTCGAACCAAACCGGCAGACCTATCCGTGGTATCATCAGCAGTACCGTCGGGTTCCGTCGATCGACCAATGCTATACCGACGACGCGGTTTGCATTTTCGAAGCGAACCAACAGTTCAAACGTGATAA AATGGTAGACAATGAAATCCTTGCAATCTTACGCCAGCGCTTGGAAGATTGTGTGATGTACGAACAGCCGGATCACGAGCGGAAGTGCCAATCGATCCTGCGTACGTACGAGAAGGGCGCCGAAAATTGGTTTATAAAGT ATGGTGATCTCGGTGGTTACGCGAATGCCAAGAGTGCGTACATGAAGCAGAAGCACCGCATGATTTGGGAAAGACGTCACGGAGCGGTCGGCAGCGGCATGAAGTCTACCGGCGATGACGAGACTGCCGAACACTAG